In the genome of Ptychodera flava strain L36383 chromosome 13, AS_Pfla_20210202, whole genome shotgun sequence, one region contains:
- the LOC139147481 gene encoding galactosylceramide sulfotransferase-like, with the protein MERYRLSFFIICLLSTVSVLYFNYPTRTTKMYDKYRGHVKYNSPAPDVFTAHDQTPTVPQSCKQVNRFVFIKPGKTGGSTVSSLLHRFGMKNKLVAAIQPDGFTIRLDKKNHHLGILKYNCSDFPGYDYICSHISTYDRLSLERVVANAKYFTILRSPYTHLKSMFYFHRRRMNLSMQPDPFMIYLNEKKKEVMVNPNRKKNFFCRRFDLDIEANETSSLEALHRLNKELDLVMIMEYFDESLVLLKKAMCWDFEDIIYHPCKVHSEYQPPMTDEMRDIINQLSDADIRLYDYFNKTFWERVDNYDGDFEADLSKFRSIQNAASTRCERNQKNDFCFKLHSDVTELKNIIYKNQLKWMC; encoded by the exons ATGGAGAGATACCGATtgtcatttttcatcatttgtttGTTGTCAACTGTGTCAGTCCTGTACTTTAACTATCCGACAAGGACTACGAAGATGTATGACAAATATAG GGGTCACGTGAAGTACAACAGTCCAGCTCCCGACGTGTTCACTGCCCACGACCAAACACCCACAGTGCCTCAATCCTGCAAGCAGGTGAACagatttgttttcataaaaccaGGGAAGACAGGCGGAAGTACAGTGTCCTCGTTGTTACACCGCTTTGGTATGAAGAATAAGCTAGTAGCTGCCATCCAACCAGACGGCTTTACAATACGATTGGATAAAAAGAATCATCATCTCGGGATTTTAAAGTACAACTGTAGCGATTTTCCAGGTTACGACTATATTTGTTCGCATATTAGCACGTATGACCGCCTTTCACTTGAGCGTGTTGTTGCGAATGCTAagtatttcacaattttacgaTCACCGTACACGCACCTTAAATCTATGTTTTACTTTCATAGGAGAAGAATGAATCTCAGTATGCAACCAGATCCGTTTATGATATACCTGAATGAAAAGAAGAAGGAAGTTATGGTGAATCCaaataggaaaaaaaatttcttctGCCGCCGCTTTGATCTTGATATTGAAGCTAACGAGACATCTTCACTTGAAGCTTTGCACCGACTTAACAAAGAGCTCGATCTTGTTATGATTATGGAATACTTTGACGAGTCccttgttttactcaaaaaggCAATGTGTTGGGACTTTGAAGACATTATCTATCACCCTTGCAAAGTGCACTCGGAGTATCAGCCCCCAATGACCGATGAAATGCGAGACATAATAAATCAGCTGTCAGATGCAGATATACGCCTCTACGATTATTTCAACAAGACTTTCTGGGAAAGGGTTGACAACTATGACGGTGACTTTGAAGCCGATCTATCGAAATTTCGATCGATACAGAATGCTGCTTCGACGAGATGCGAACGAAATCAAAAGAATGACTTCTGTTTCAAATTGCACTCAGACGTTACtgaattgaaaaatataatatacaAAAACCAACTGAAGTGGATGTGTTGA